Genomic DNA from Leptospira venezuelensis:
TTAAGGGTTGTTCAAAATGGAAGGATTCTTTTTCTGTTTATAAAAACTCTTCTGCCCAGGATCCAACCCCAGATCAAGAGCCCGCAACCTAAATAAGAAATCAGATTTGGGATCAGAAGAATTTTCACTTCTGCAAGGACGGGAACTTGCATAGTCAAACCTGCGAGCATTATAATAGTATGGATTTCTGCGACTCTTGATTTCTTATCATCTAGATATTTGCCCAAACCTCCTCCGCTGATGAATGCAAGAACTCCGAAGATTGCTCCGACTCTTCCGACATATGCCGCGACATATTCAAAATTTTGAATATCCGGAAATTGGAATAGAATTAGAAGCGGACGAGAAAAAAGAAAGCTTAAGGCAATTATCCCTATATACCGATGAAGCTTAAGTTTATTTTTAGGTGAAAGTTCCAAAATGGAAAAACTTAAGCGGGATCTCCGCTGCCTACTGGAATAGGTTCGTTTTCAGGAAGTAAACTTAAACCGTTAGCTTCCAGTTCAGGTTCAGGAGTTGTATCGATCTGGATCGGCTGTGATTTTTTGGAAAGTTTAAAATAATAATACAACGGAATAGAAGATAGAGTAAAGCCAAAACCCCAAAGAGCCTCTGCGCTTTTATTATAGAGCAACGTCGCAATAATTAGAATATTAGAAAGTATGTATAAATAAGTAGAATATGGATAACCAGGAATCTTGAATTCATTCTTTAGATGTCTTTTTTCGAAAATAACAGGAGTATATGCTGTGATGGTTGCAAGTAATAGAGTAGAGCAGGTAATCAGATACAAGAGCGATTCAATTTCCTTTACGAAACAGAAGAGACAAGCATACAAGAACTGAAAGATCAAAGATTTATAAGGGCTATGATATTTAGAATGTAATTTTGCCATGCTCGGAAAAAAGAATCCATCTCTTGCCATCGCAAAATAGATCCTAGAGCCACCTATAATATAAGCGGAAATTCCTCCCAGGAATACCCAGCAAATAAATGCAGTGATTAGAATGTTTACACCATTTCCAAATAAAAATCCGGAAGCGGTTACACCAATCTTCTCATCTCCCGCCAAAAACTGAATAGGAGCGGAGCTTAAATATAGAAAATTGATCAGAACATAAAGAAGGGTAACTAAAATACAGGAAACGATCACTGCTTTGTATATATTCTTTTCCGGATCTTTTACTTCTTCTGCAACATAGGTAATCA
This window encodes:
- a CDS encoding APC family permease, which codes for MKLRRSLNLYDSISLMFSSMVGPGVFITTGYILTQTANPNWALLCWILGGFLAIAGAMSYAKSASIFPYAGGDYVYLKEAYSPIIAFSSGWLSLSVNFSASISLSAIAFSKSFLTLFNPSWDIYFLESKFLGITFSLGVAQIIGISTILFFTVVNFFGIGLASRIQNFFTTFKILGLVAFVTLGFTIGNYNIQNFESFSLLPSDLNEWNLLLAGAIPVTFSYLGWNMITYVAEEVKDPEKNIYKAVIVSCILVTLLYVLINFLYLSSAPIQFLAGDEKIGVTASGFLFGNGVNILITAFICWVFLGGISAYIIGGSRIYFAMARDGFFFPSMAKLHSKYHSPYKSLIFQFLYACLFCFVKEIESLLYLITCSTLLLATITAYTPVIFEKRHLKNEFKIPGYPYSTYLYILSNILIIATLLYNKSAEALWGFGFTLSSIPLYYYFKLSKKSQPIQIDTTPEPELEANGLSLLPENEPIPVGSGDPA